One region of Eupeodes corollae chromosome 1, idEupCoro1.1, whole genome shotgun sequence genomic DNA includes:
- the LOC129942633 gene encoding actin-binding LIM protein 2 isoform X2: MGKQKIYCAKCEKKCSGEVLRVADKHFHKTCFQCCQCKKSLATGGFFTKDGAYFCIPDYQKMYGTKCGACKQYVEGEVVSTLGNTYHQKCFTCSKCKKPFQSGSKVTNTGKEVLCESCVNPASPQKQQASQQQSSPKREAATTPTSPTRATAHQQNTGAILSDKASIKEDYDPNDCAGCGELLKEGQALVALDRQWHVWCFRCKSCNAVLNGEYMGKDGVPYCEKCYQKSFGVKCAYCQRFISGKVLQAGDNHHFHPTCARCTKCGDPFGDGEEMYLQGSAIWHPRCGPGPSESGIILNGGTNGNFTDTECDRISTSALSEMFLRSRTPSINGSVYSSSRKHYRTVSPGLILREYGRSGCDDISRIYTYSYLTDQPHYLRKPIDPYDKTPLSPHFHRPSSYTSSGSRPPSRPHSRNRSAMKVLVDTMRSETPRPKSPGMNNEEPIELSHYPAAKKPPPGEKPKIERDDFPAPPYPYTDPERRRRYSDSSYKGVPASDDDDEVDNAKNGGALEEARLRREAEELEKLKSGIGSVIAKDLKEHAKYRKWKQNNLDPRNASRTPSASKEPVYKLRYESPVGASPSRNLDHQKPFYEDEMFDRSTSYRGSVGKSIGNAPSYNAIHSYRSPPKPGYGFKTSTLPPSIRNGYSSDFSFGGLGDKTHSTEFSCGKSEASVDSITEIDRRALMGGDLPASSTYSGALSYHYPQAGLIRRSLPNMAHSMLVHEPAKIYPYHLLIISNYRLPTDVDRCNLERHLSDVEFEHILQCNRSEFYRLPQWRRNEIKRRAKLF; this comes from the exons ATGG gtaaacaaaaaatttactgtGCAAAGTGTGAGAAAAAGTGTTCTGGCGAAGTTCTGCGTGTAGCTGacaaacattttcataaaacttgTTTCCAATGTTGTCAGTGTAAGAAATCATTGGCAACTGGGGGCTTCTTTACCAAGGATGGTGCATACTTCTGTATTCCGGATTATCAGAAGATGTATGGTACCAAATGTGGTGCTTGTAAACAATATGTAGAGGGTGAAGTCGTATCAACCCTAGGCAACACCTATCATCAAAAGTGTTTTACGTGTAGCAAGTGTAAAAAGCCTTTCCAGTCAGGAAGCAAG GTAACTAACACTGGCAAGGAGGTGCTTTGTGAAAGTTGTGTCAATCCGGCATCACCACAGAAGCAGCAAGCTTCGCAGCAACAATCATCACCAAAGAGGGAAGCTGCAACGACTCCAACTAGTCCGACAAGAGCAACTGCCCATCAGCAAAACACTGGTGCTATTCTATCAGACAAGGCTAGCATCAAAGAGGATTATGATCCAAACGACTGTGCTGGGTGCGGGGAACTTCTGAAGGAGGGTCAGGCCCTTGTTGCTTTGGACCGCCAATGGCACGTTTGGTGCTTCCGATGTAAGTCCTGCAATGCAGTCCTTAACGGAGAGTACATGGGCAAAGATGGTGTGCCCTATTGCGAGAAGTGCTATCAAAAGTCGTTTGGCGTGAAGTGTGCTTATTGTCAACGCTTCATCAGTGGAAAGGTCCTTCAGGCAGGCGACAATCATCACTTTCACCCAACTTGTGCTCGATGCACAAAATGTGGTGATCCCTTTGGCGACGGTGAGGAAATGTACTTGCAAGGAAGTGCCATTTGGCATCCTCGTTGCGGCCCAGGACCCTCAGAATCCGGAATTATACTGAACGGTGGAACCAATGGCAACTTTACAGATACTGAGTGTGATCGCATCAGTACCAGCGCTCTCAGTGAGATG tttttgcGTTCGAGAACACCGAGTATTAATGGTTCTGTATACTCTTCTAGCCGAAAG CACTATCGTACAGTTAGTCCCGGCTTGATTCTGAGAGAGTATGGTCGATCTGGGTGCGATGATATTTCTCGCATTTACACGTACAGTTATTTGACCGACCAACCGCATTATTTGCGAAAACCAATTGATCCGTATGACAAGACACCATTGTCGCCACACTTTCACAGACCGTCGTCTTACACTAGTTCTGGCAGTCGTCCACCATCACGACCACATTCCCGCAATCGAAGTGCTATGAAGGTACTTGTGGATACTATGCGCTCGGAGACTCCACGTCCCAAGAGCCCTGGCATGAATAACGAAGAACCAATTGAACTATCACATTATCCGGCTGCCAAGAAACCACCACCGGGCGAGAAGCCAAAGATTGAACGTGATGATTTTCCAGCACCACCGTATCCGTACACGGATCCAGAAAGAAGGCGTAGATATTCGGACTCTTCTTACAAGGGTGTACCAGCATcagatgatgacgatgaagtTGATAATGCGAAAAATGGCGGAGCACTTGAAGAAGC acGATTAAGAAGAGAAGCCGAAGAAttagaaaaactaaaatctgGAATTGGCTCGGTTATTGCAAAAGATCTTAAAGAACATGCTAAATATAGAAAATGGAAGCAAAATAATCTAGATCCGAGAAATGCTTCGCGCACACCCTCAGCATCGAAGGAACCTGTGTACAAACTAag GTATGAGTCCCCAGTTGGTGCATCACCCTCACGTAATTTGGATCATCAGAAACCTTTCTACGAAGACGAAATGTTCGACCGTTCTACCAGCTACAGAGGTTCGGTTGGTAAATCAATTGGCAACGCCCCAAGCTACAACG CAATACATTCCTACCGATCGCCCCCGAAGCCAGGATATGGATTCAAAACATCAACGCTACCGCCGTCAATTAGAAACGGCTACAGCTCT GATTTTTCATTTGGAGGCTTGGGAGACAAAACACATAGTACAGAATTCAGCTGTGGAAAATCAGAag CTTCAGTTGATTCAATTACTGAAATAGATCGAAGAGCATTG atggGAGGTGACTTGCCAGCATCAAGCACATATTCCGGTGCATTGTCTTATCACTATCCACAAGCTGGTCTTATAAGGAGAAGCCTTCCAAATATGGCACACTCTATGCTTGTTCACGAACCAGCTAAGATATATCCGTATCACTTGCTGATTATTTCAAACTACCGTTTGCCAACAGATGTTGATCGCTGCAACTTAGAG CGACATTTATCGGATGTAGAATTTGAACACATATTACAATGCAATAGATCGGAGTTTTATCGGCTACCACAATGGAGGCGAAACGAAATCAAAAGACGCgcaaaacttttctaa
- the LOC129942633 gene encoding actin-binding LIM protein 3 isoform X3 translates to MGKQKIYCAKCEKKCSGEVLRVADKHFHKTCFQCCQCKKSLATGGFFTKDGAYFCIPDYQKMYGTKCGACKQYVEGEVVSTLGNTYHQKCFTCSKCKKPFQSGSKVTNTGKEVLCESCVNPASPQKQQASQQQSSPKREAATTPTSPTRATAHQQNTGAILSDKASIKEDYDPNDCAGCGELLKEGQALVALDRQWHVWCFRCKSCNAVLNGEYMGKDGVPYCEKCYQKSFGVKCAYCQRFISGKVLQAGDNHHFHPTCARCTKCGDPFGDGEEMYLQGSAIWHPRCGPGPSESGIILNGGTNGNFTDTECDRISTSALSEMHYRTVSPGLILREYGRSGCDDISRIYTYSYLTDQPHYLRKPIDPYDKTPLSPHFHRPSSYTSSGSRPPSRPHSRNRSAMKVLVDTMRSETPRPKSPGMNNEEPIELSHYPAAKKPPPGEKPKIERDDFPAPPYPYTDPERRRRYSDSSYKGVPASDDDDEVDNAKNGGALEEARLRREAEELEKLKSGIGSVIAKDLKEHAKYRKWKQNNLDPRNASRTPSASKEPVYKLRYESPVGASPSRNLDHQKPFYEDEMFDRSTSYRGSVGKSIGNAPSYNVVSSLRHVPKPGYGLAPRSHTFSSATTSGSAAQVATDFSFGGLGDKTHSTEFSCGKSEASVDSITEIDRRALMGGDLPASSTYSGALSYHYPQAGLIRRSLPNMAHSMLVHEPAKIYPYHLLIISNYRLPTDVDRCNLERHLSDVEFEHILQCNRSEFYRLPQWRRNEIKRRAKLF, encoded by the exons ATGG gtaaacaaaaaatttactgtGCAAAGTGTGAGAAAAAGTGTTCTGGCGAAGTTCTGCGTGTAGCTGacaaacattttcataaaacttgTTTCCAATGTTGTCAGTGTAAGAAATCATTGGCAACTGGGGGCTTCTTTACCAAGGATGGTGCATACTTCTGTATTCCGGATTATCAGAAGATGTATGGTACCAAATGTGGTGCTTGTAAACAATATGTAGAGGGTGAAGTCGTATCAACCCTAGGCAACACCTATCATCAAAAGTGTTTTACGTGTAGCAAGTGTAAAAAGCCTTTCCAGTCAGGAAGCAAG GTAACTAACACTGGCAAGGAGGTGCTTTGTGAAAGTTGTGTCAATCCGGCATCACCACAGAAGCAGCAAGCTTCGCAGCAACAATCATCACCAAAGAGGGAAGCTGCAACGACTCCAACTAGTCCGACAAGAGCAACTGCCCATCAGCAAAACACTGGTGCTATTCTATCAGACAAGGCTAGCATCAAAGAGGATTATGATCCAAACGACTGTGCTGGGTGCGGGGAACTTCTGAAGGAGGGTCAGGCCCTTGTTGCTTTGGACCGCCAATGGCACGTTTGGTGCTTCCGATGTAAGTCCTGCAATGCAGTCCTTAACGGAGAGTACATGGGCAAAGATGGTGTGCCCTATTGCGAGAAGTGCTATCAAAAGTCGTTTGGCGTGAAGTGTGCTTATTGTCAACGCTTCATCAGTGGAAAGGTCCTTCAGGCAGGCGACAATCATCACTTTCACCCAACTTGTGCTCGATGCACAAAATGTGGTGATCCCTTTGGCGACGGTGAGGAAATGTACTTGCAAGGAAGTGCCATTTGGCATCCTCGTTGCGGCCCAGGACCCTCAGAATCCGGAATTATACTGAACGGTGGAACCAATGGCAACTTTACAGATACTGAGTGTGATCGCATCAGTACCAGCGCTCTCAGTGAGATG CACTATCGTACAGTTAGTCCCGGCTTGATTCTGAGAGAGTATGGTCGATCTGGGTGCGATGATATTTCTCGCATTTACACGTACAGTTATTTGACCGACCAACCGCATTATTTGCGAAAACCAATTGATCCGTATGACAAGACACCATTGTCGCCACACTTTCACAGACCGTCGTCTTACACTAGTTCTGGCAGTCGTCCACCATCACGACCACATTCCCGCAATCGAAGTGCTATGAAGGTACTTGTGGATACTATGCGCTCGGAGACTCCACGTCCCAAGAGCCCTGGCATGAATAACGAAGAACCAATTGAACTATCACATTATCCGGCTGCCAAGAAACCACCACCGGGCGAGAAGCCAAAGATTGAACGTGATGATTTTCCAGCACCACCGTATCCGTACACGGATCCAGAAAGAAGGCGTAGATATTCGGACTCTTCTTACAAGGGTGTACCAGCATcagatgatgacgatgaagtTGATAATGCGAAAAATGGCGGAGCACTTGAAGAAGC acGATTAAGAAGAGAAGCCGAAGAAttagaaaaactaaaatctgGAATTGGCTCGGTTATTGCAAAAGATCTTAAAGAACATGCTAAATATAGAAAATGGAAGCAAAATAATCTAGATCCGAGAAATGCTTCGCGCACACCCTCAGCATCGAAGGAACCTGTGTACAAACTAag GTATGAGTCCCCAGTTGGTGCATCACCCTCACGTAATTTGGATCATCAGAAACCTTTCTACGAAGACGAAATGTTCGACCGTTCTACCAGCTACAGAGGTTCGGTTGGTAAATCAATTGGCAACGCCCCAAGCTACAACG TGGTGAGTTCGCTTCGTCATGTTCCTAAACCCGGATACGGCTTGGCTCCTCGCTCTCATACTTTCAGTTCTGCTACAACTTCAGGTTCTGCTGCACAAGTTGCAACT GATTTTTCATTTGGAGGCTTGGGAGACAAAACACATAGTACAGAATTCAGCTGTGGAAAATCAGAag CTTCAGTTGATTCAATTACTGAAATAGATCGAAGAGCATTG atggGAGGTGACTTGCCAGCATCAAGCACATATTCCGGTGCATTGTCTTATCACTATCCACAAGCTGGTCTTATAAGGAGAAGCCTTCCAAATATGGCACACTCTATGCTTGTTCACGAACCAGCTAAGATATATCCGTATCACTTGCTGATTATTTCAAACTACCGTTTGCCAACAGATGTTGATCGCTGCAACTTAGAG CGACATTTATCGGATGTAGAATTTGAACACATATTACAATGCAATAGATCGGAGTTTTATCGGCTACCACAATGGAGGCGAAACGAAATCAAAAGACGCgcaaaacttttctaa
- the LOC129942633 gene encoding actin-binding LIM protein 2 isoform X5, which translates to MGKQKIYCAKCEKKCSGEVLRVADKHFHKTCFQCCQCKKSLATGGFFTKDGAYFCIPDYQKMYGTKCGACKQYVEGEVVSTLGNTYHQKCFTCSKCKKPFQSGSKVTNTGKEVLCESCVNPASPQKQQASQQQSSPKREAATTPTSPTRATAHQQNTGAILSDKASIKEDYDPNDCAGCGELLKEGQALVALDRQWHVWCFRCKSCNAVLNGEYMGKDGVPYCEKCYQKSFGVKCAYCQRFISGKVLQAGDNHHFHPTCARCTKCGDPFGDGEEMYLQGSAIWHPRCGPGPSESGIILNGGTNGNFTDTECDRISTSALSEMFLRSRTPSINGSVYSSSRKHYRTVSPGLILREYGRSGCDDISRIYTYSYLTDQPHYLRKPIDPYDKTPLSPHFHRPSSYTSSGSRPPSRPHSRNRSAMKVLVDTMRSETPRPKSPGMNNEEPIELSHYPAAKKPPPGEKPKIERDDFPAPPYPYTDPERRRRYSDSSYKGVPASDDDDEVDNAKNGGALEEARLRREAEELEKLKSGIGSVIAKDLKEHAKYRKWKQNNLDPRNASRTPSASKEPVYKLRYESPVGASPSRNLDHQKPFYEDEMFDRSTSYRGSVGKSIGNAPSYNGLGDKTHSTEFSCGKSEASVDSITEIDRRALMGGDLPASSTYSGALSYHYPQAGLIRRSLPNMAHSMLVHEPAKIYPYHLLIISNYRLPTDVDRCNLERHLSDVEFEHILQCNRSEFYRLPQWRRNEIKRRAKLF; encoded by the exons ATGG gtaaacaaaaaatttactgtGCAAAGTGTGAGAAAAAGTGTTCTGGCGAAGTTCTGCGTGTAGCTGacaaacattttcataaaacttgTTTCCAATGTTGTCAGTGTAAGAAATCATTGGCAACTGGGGGCTTCTTTACCAAGGATGGTGCATACTTCTGTATTCCGGATTATCAGAAGATGTATGGTACCAAATGTGGTGCTTGTAAACAATATGTAGAGGGTGAAGTCGTATCAACCCTAGGCAACACCTATCATCAAAAGTGTTTTACGTGTAGCAAGTGTAAAAAGCCTTTCCAGTCAGGAAGCAAG GTAACTAACACTGGCAAGGAGGTGCTTTGTGAAAGTTGTGTCAATCCGGCATCACCACAGAAGCAGCAAGCTTCGCAGCAACAATCATCACCAAAGAGGGAAGCTGCAACGACTCCAACTAGTCCGACAAGAGCAACTGCCCATCAGCAAAACACTGGTGCTATTCTATCAGACAAGGCTAGCATCAAAGAGGATTATGATCCAAACGACTGTGCTGGGTGCGGGGAACTTCTGAAGGAGGGTCAGGCCCTTGTTGCTTTGGACCGCCAATGGCACGTTTGGTGCTTCCGATGTAAGTCCTGCAATGCAGTCCTTAACGGAGAGTACATGGGCAAAGATGGTGTGCCCTATTGCGAGAAGTGCTATCAAAAGTCGTTTGGCGTGAAGTGTGCTTATTGTCAACGCTTCATCAGTGGAAAGGTCCTTCAGGCAGGCGACAATCATCACTTTCACCCAACTTGTGCTCGATGCACAAAATGTGGTGATCCCTTTGGCGACGGTGAGGAAATGTACTTGCAAGGAAGTGCCATTTGGCATCCTCGTTGCGGCCCAGGACCCTCAGAATCCGGAATTATACTGAACGGTGGAACCAATGGCAACTTTACAGATACTGAGTGTGATCGCATCAGTACCAGCGCTCTCAGTGAGATG tttttgcGTTCGAGAACACCGAGTATTAATGGTTCTGTATACTCTTCTAGCCGAAAG CACTATCGTACAGTTAGTCCCGGCTTGATTCTGAGAGAGTATGGTCGATCTGGGTGCGATGATATTTCTCGCATTTACACGTACAGTTATTTGACCGACCAACCGCATTATTTGCGAAAACCAATTGATCCGTATGACAAGACACCATTGTCGCCACACTTTCACAGACCGTCGTCTTACACTAGTTCTGGCAGTCGTCCACCATCACGACCACATTCCCGCAATCGAAGTGCTATGAAGGTACTTGTGGATACTATGCGCTCGGAGACTCCACGTCCCAAGAGCCCTGGCATGAATAACGAAGAACCAATTGAACTATCACATTATCCGGCTGCCAAGAAACCACCACCGGGCGAGAAGCCAAAGATTGAACGTGATGATTTTCCAGCACCACCGTATCCGTACACGGATCCAGAAAGAAGGCGTAGATATTCGGACTCTTCTTACAAGGGTGTACCAGCATcagatgatgacgatgaagtTGATAATGCGAAAAATGGCGGAGCACTTGAAGAAGC acGATTAAGAAGAGAAGCCGAAGAAttagaaaaactaaaatctgGAATTGGCTCGGTTATTGCAAAAGATCTTAAAGAACATGCTAAATATAGAAAATGGAAGCAAAATAATCTAGATCCGAGAAATGCTTCGCGCACACCCTCAGCATCGAAGGAACCTGTGTACAAACTAag GTATGAGTCCCCAGTTGGTGCATCACCCTCACGTAATTTGGATCATCAGAAACCTTTCTACGAAGACGAAATGTTCGACCGTTCTACCAGCTACAGAGGTTCGGTTGGTAAATCAATTGGCAACGCCCCAAGCTACAACG GCTTGGGAGACAAAACACATAGTACAGAATTCAGCTGTGGAAAATCAGAag CTTCAGTTGATTCAATTACTGAAATAGATCGAAGAGCATTG atggGAGGTGACTTGCCAGCATCAAGCACATATTCCGGTGCATTGTCTTATCACTATCCACAAGCTGGTCTTATAAGGAGAAGCCTTCCAAATATGGCACACTCTATGCTTGTTCACGAACCAGCTAAGATATATCCGTATCACTTGCTGATTATTTCAAACTACCGTTTGCCAACAGATGTTGATCGCTGCAACTTAGAG CGACATTTATCGGATGTAGAATTTGAACACATATTACAATGCAATAGATCGGAGTTTTATCGGCTACCACAATGGAGGCGAAACGAAATCAAAAGACGCgcaaaacttttctaa
- the LOC129942633 gene encoding actin-binding LIM protein 2 isoform X1: protein MGKQKIYCAKCEKKCSGEVLRVADKHFHKTCFQCCQCKKSLATGGFFTKDGAYFCIPDYQKMYGTKCGACKQYVEGEVVSTLGNTYHQKCFTCSKCKKPFQSGSKVTNTGKEVLCESCVNPASPQKQQASQQQSSPKREAATTPTSPTRATAHQQNTGAILSDKASIKEDYDPNDCAGCGELLKEGQALVALDRQWHVWCFRCKSCNAVLNGEYMGKDGVPYCEKCYQKSFGVKCAYCQRFISGKVLQAGDNHHFHPTCARCTKCGDPFGDGEEMYLQGSAIWHPRCGPGPSESGIILNGGTNGNFTDTECDRISTSALSEMFLRSRTPSINGSVYSSSRKHYRTVSPGLILREYGRSGCDDISRIYTYSYLTDQPHYLRKPIDPYDKTPLSPHFHRPSSYTSSGSRPPSRPHSRNRSAMKVLVDTMRSETPRPKSPGMNNEEPIELSHYPAAKKPPPGEKPKIERDDFPAPPYPYTDPERRRRYSDSSYKGVPASDDDDEVDNAKNGGALEEARLRREAEELEKLKSGIGSVIAKDLKEHAKYRKWKQNNLDPRNASRTPSASKEPVYKLRYESPVGASPSRNLDHQKPFYEDEMFDRSTSYRGSVGKSIGNAPSYNVVSSLRHVPKPGYGLAPRSHTFSSATTSGSAAQVATDFSFGGLGDKTHSTEFSCGKSEASVDSITEIDRRALMGGDLPASSTYSGALSYHYPQAGLIRRSLPNMAHSMLVHEPAKIYPYHLLIISNYRLPTDVDRCNLERHLSDVEFEHILQCNRSEFYRLPQWRRNEIKRRAKLF, encoded by the exons ATGG gtaaacaaaaaatttactgtGCAAAGTGTGAGAAAAAGTGTTCTGGCGAAGTTCTGCGTGTAGCTGacaaacattttcataaaacttgTTTCCAATGTTGTCAGTGTAAGAAATCATTGGCAACTGGGGGCTTCTTTACCAAGGATGGTGCATACTTCTGTATTCCGGATTATCAGAAGATGTATGGTACCAAATGTGGTGCTTGTAAACAATATGTAGAGGGTGAAGTCGTATCAACCCTAGGCAACACCTATCATCAAAAGTGTTTTACGTGTAGCAAGTGTAAAAAGCCTTTCCAGTCAGGAAGCAAG GTAACTAACACTGGCAAGGAGGTGCTTTGTGAAAGTTGTGTCAATCCGGCATCACCACAGAAGCAGCAAGCTTCGCAGCAACAATCATCACCAAAGAGGGAAGCTGCAACGACTCCAACTAGTCCGACAAGAGCAACTGCCCATCAGCAAAACACTGGTGCTATTCTATCAGACAAGGCTAGCATCAAAGAGGATTATGATCCAAACGACTGTGCTGGGTGCGGGGAACTTCTGAAGGAGGGTCAGGCCCTTGTTGCTTTGGACCGCCAATGGCACGTTTGGTGCTTCCGATGTAAGTCCTGCAATGCAGTCCTTAACGGAGAGTACATGGGCAAAGATGGTGTGCCCTATTGCGAGAAGTGCTATCAAAAGTCGTTTGGCGTGAAGTGTGCTTATTGTCAACGCTTCATCAGTGGAAAGGTCCTTCAGGCAGGCGACAATCATCACTTTCACCCAACTTGTGCTCGATGCACAAAATGTGGTGATCCCTTTGGCGACGGTGAGGAAATGTACTTGCAAGGAAGTGCCATTTGGCATCCTCGTTGCGGCCCAGGACCCTCAGAATCCGGAATTATACTGAACGGTGGAACCAATGGCAACTTTACAGATACTGAGTGTGATCGCATCAGTACCAGCGCTCTCAGTGAGATG tttttgcGTTCGAGAACACCGAGTATTAATGGTTCTGTATACTCTTCTAGCCGAAAG CACTATCGTACAGTTAGTCCCGGCTTGATTCTGAGAGAGTATGGTCGATCTGGGTGCGATGATATTTCTCGCATTTACACGTACAGTTATTTGACCGACCAACCGCATTATTTGCGAAAACCAATTGATCCGTATGACAAGACACCATTGTCGCCACACTTTCACAGACCGTCGTCTTACACTAGTTCTGGCAGTCGTCCACCATCACGACCACATTCCCGCAATCGAAGTGCTATGAAGGTACTTGTGGATACTATGCGCTCGGAGACTCCACGTCCCAAGAGCCCTGGCATGAATAACGAAGAACCAATTGAACTATCACATTATCCGGCTGCCAAGAAACCACCACCGGGCGAGAAGCCAAAGATTGAACGTGATGATTTTCCAGCACCACCGTATCCGTACACGGATCCAGAAAGAAGGCGTAGATATTCGGACTCTTCTTACAAGGGTGTACCAGCATcagatgatgacgatgaagtTGATAATGCGAAAAATGGCGGAGCACTTGAAGAAGC acGATTAAGAAGAGAAGCCGAAGAAttagaaaaactaaaatctgGAATTGGCTCGGTTATTGCAAAAGATCTTAAAGAACATGCTAAATATAGAAAATGGAAGCAAAATAATCTAGATCCGAGAAATGCTTCGCGCACACCCTCAGCATCGAAGGAACCTGTGTACAAACTAag GTATGAGTCCCCAGTTGGTGCATCACCCTCACGTAATTTGGATCATCAGAAACCTTTCTACGAAGACGAAATGTTCGACCGTTCTACCAGCTACAGAGGTTCGGTTGGTAAATCAATTGGCAACGCCCCAAGCTACAACG TGGTGAGTTCGCTTCGTCATGTTCCTAAACCCGGATACGGCTTGGCTCCTCGCTCTCATACTTTCAGTTCTGCTACAACTTCAGGTTCTGCTGCACAAGTTGCAACT GATTTTTCATTTGGAGGCTTGGGAGACAAAACACATAGTACAGAATTCAGCTGTGGAAAATCAGAag CTTCAGTTGATTCAATTACTGAAATAGATCGAAGAGCATTG atggGAGGTGACTTGCCAGCATCAAGCACATATTCCGGTGCATTGTCTTATCACTATCCACAAGCTGGTCTTATAAGGAGAAGCCTTCCAAATATGGCACACTCTATGCTTGTTCACGAACCAGCTAAGATATATCCGTATCACTTGCTGATTATTTCAAACTACCGTTTGCCAACAGATGTTGATCGCTGCAACTTAGAG CGACATTTATCGGATGTAGAATTTGAACACATATTACAATGCAATAGATCGGAGTTTTATCGGCTACCACAATGGAGGCGAAACGAAATCAAAAGACGCgcaaaacttttctaa